In Streptacidiphilus sp. P02-A3a, the DNA window GACCTCGTGGCGGCGGTCGGGCAGTACTGGCAGGCCCGCGACGCTCTCCTGGCCGGTTCCACCGACGACTCCGCCGGAGCCCTCGCCGGCGCGAGCCAGTCGGCTCTGATCAGCGGCCTGGTGCAGGGAGAGGCCCCGGACGTGCTGACTCTGCGTCAACTCTCCGCCATGCACAGCGGAGACAGCCAAGCGCTGACAGCGGTCGCCGCGAACAGCCCGCTGGTACTGGTGAGTCCCGACGCGTCGACGATCAGCGTGGAGGCGGACATCACCGACACCATCGCCTCGACCGACACGGACGGCACCACGAGCCCCAGCGACTCCGACAACGAGCGCACCTTCGTGTTCACCCGTGACCCGCAGGGCGACTACACGCTCACCGACTTCTACCTGTCGGACGCCCTGGTCCCGGTCGCCACCATCGACGCGACAGCGGCCACCGCGGAGGTCACCACCGCCGGGGGCACGACACAGCAGTCCTCGAAAGCCCAACTATCGGCGCAGGCAACGGCACCGGACGTCTCCGACGCGCCCCAGGCCGTCACCATGGATGCGAACGGCTGGCCGGCGGCCACCCCCAGCAGCCCGGTCCACTCGCTGGCGTCCTATCGGCCCTCGCTGAACCAGACGGCGGCCGTCAAGTGGGCACAGGCCCACTACAACGACTCCTGGATGTACAACCCGGACTGCACCGCCTGGGCGTCCCGGGTCCTGCACGACGGCGGCGGCATGGCCTACCACGACAGCTCGCTGCTGGACTACAACAACGACTCGTACTGGTGGCGCAAGACCGGCATCTTCGGCACTCACCAGACGTACTCGTACTCGGGTGCCCAGCACCTGGCCAACTTCCTGTCCAGCCTGTCCGGGAACTGGGTCGCCTACACCGGTCAGGCCCAGCCCGGGGACGTCATCTTCTACCGGTACCCGGGGTGGTCGTCGATCAACCACACCGCCGTGGTGGTGGACGTGAACCACTCGACCGGCGAACTGTGGGTCGCCCAGAGCGACGACAACTACAAGCACCGGTCGATCTACGATCAGATCGCCAGCATCGAGAAGCAGTACCACGGCAAGGCTCCGACCATCTACATCCGCCATCTCAACTTCTGAGCCGTCCGCGGCGGCCGTGGAAAGGAAGACAGATTGAGCAGGCTGTCCGTACGCAGCAGAAGGTGCCTCGGTTGGATCTCGATCGCCGCCGCGCTGGGCGTGCTCACCGCATGCTCGTCCAGCACCGGCGGGGCGAGGAACGGGCTCACCGACGAGGGCCGGCCCACAGCCGAGTTGACCCGTGCGGTGCGGGCGTTGGAGTCCGCGCTGGACAAACGGGACCTGGGGGCGCTGCGCTCCATGGCCGCTCCGGACAACTCCATGACCTACTTCGACGAGACGGTGTCCGACTACGGCGGGCACCCCGTGCACGCCACCGACTACGAGAGCTCGCTTCCCGGAGAGGTGATGGTCGGCCTGACCGCTGACTGCGGGACCGGCCGGAGTGCCGAGTTCGGCATCGACTTCCTCTACCAGCACGGCGGCTGGCGTCCGGCCTTCGGGCCGGACGCCAGCCAGGGAAGCGCGGCCCCCGGGCCGGACTTCCCCTCCGCCCGGCTCCCCAGCGGTGCCGCCTCCGCCTCGGCGGGAACGGACGGGTGCCCGGTTCGGTGAACCGGGGGCCGGGCGGCGGCGTATGCACCGATGGGTTCACCGACGGGCTGAGGAGACGACATGTGGGTGCGCGGAGTGATCGGGTTGGTCCTGGTGGCGGTCGGCGGACTGTGGATCGCCCAGGGGTCCGGGGCGGTGCACGGCTCGATGATGAGCGGCCACAGCCGTTACGCCGCGCTGGGGGTGGTCGTGGTGCTGCTCGGCCTGGCCCTCATCGGCTGGGCCTGGCGAATCCGCGAGAACCGGCGCCCCCGGGCATAGCCGTGCCGTCCGGAGCTTGGCGCCGCTGCGCCGTCGCAAGGCCCGGGCGAAGGCCGCCGCACCCGGTCAGACCCGCAGGTACTTGCGCAGGGTCACAAAGGCCGCGAGGCCGGACATGCCGACGCCCAGGACCAGCATCAGCGGCATGGCCTGGAAGACCGGTCCCCAGCCGATGAAGGTGATCACATCGACCGAGGGAGCCAGGAACTGATCGATCATCAGTGACTTCACCAGCGCCAGCATGGCCGAGGCCAGCACCGCGCCGACCACCCCGGCGAACGCGGCCTCGGCGATGAACGGCAGCTGCACCGAGTAGTTGGACGCGCCGACCAACCGTTTGATCCCGGTCTCCCGCTTGCGGCTGAAGGCCGAGATGCGCACGGTGTTGGCGATCAGCAGCGTGGTCACCGCGAGCATGACCAGCATCACCGACAGCGCCAGCACCTGGGCCCCGTCCAGCAGTCTGAACAGCGGTTTCAGTACCTGGCTGTCGTCCTCCGCATGGCCCACCCCGGGCTGTCCGCTGACGAGTTCGGTGGCCGCGAGGTACTGCTGCGGGTCCTTCAACTTGATCTGCAGGTCGCCGTTGAAGGAGTCGGTCGAGGCGAAGCTGACCTCCGGGGAGTTGGCGTCCTCCTGCTTGTAGGAGCGGATCTCCTGCTCCGGGGTCTCGGTGTAGACCTTCTCGGTCAGCCCACTCTGCATCAGGCTGGCCTGCACCGCTGCCTTCTGAGCCTGCGTCGCCGGGCCGGTGGCACAGGATCCTGACTTGCTGTCGAGCGCGTCGTCCTTGGTGCAGAAGTAGACGCTCACCTCCACGCGTGCGGCCCAGTACCCCTGCATGGCGTCCACTTGGTCCCGCAGCAGGAGCGCGGCTCCGGCCAGGGCGAGGGACATGGCGGCGCTGATGACGACCGCGATGGTCATCGTCAGGTTGCGTCGCAGGCCGGTCCAGATCTCGGATATCAGGAACTGTGTGCGCATGACGTCCCGGTGCGTTGAGATGGAGCGTGACGAGCACCCACTCTAGGGCCTGTGGCGGAAGTGATGGTCACGGACCCGCATGAGGGGCCTTGGTGTGCCCCCATGCGCCAGTGCATCAACGCGGCACTCGGATTCCCGCGTTGTGGGCCGGCGTCGATCACGTTTCGGTGATCGACGCCGGTCCCGGTCGAGTCGCTGTGCGTCAGTGGGGCTGTGCCGTTCTAGGCGAAGTAGCCACTGCAGTCGACGACGAGGTCGATGGTCGCCGCGCTGTGGTTGTAGAGGCTGATCTGGCCGCCAGTGCTGGTGGGGGTGAGGGCCAGATTGGCCACTGTCTGGGCGGCGTTCCAGTTGAGGTTGGAGGTGGTGGGTTGGGTGGTTCCGGACTCGTAGGCGATGACGTTCCCGGCGTCGCTGTCGTCAGTGATGGTGAGCATGGTGACGAGCGTGGGCTGGGTCGCGGTGGTGACCTGCTGGGTGTCGGCCTGGTCGGTGGTGTAGGTGCCCCAGGCCGCGACCGGTGCGGCGGACGTGCCACCGGTGCCGTTTCGGGTGTCGACGAGCCGGGTCGGGCTGACGGCGTGGTAGGTCTGGCCGGTGGTGGACGTGGTGTAGTAGCCGGAGATGTCGACGATGACGGCGGCGGCGCTGCCGCGGTTGGCGATGGTGATGCTCCCTGTGCCGCTGAGGGGGATGTCGGCCGCCATGGAGGAGATGGCGTCGGCGGTGGAGTAGGTGAGGCTGGTCATCGCGGTCGGGTCGGAGCCGGTGGCGTACGCCTCCAGGTAGCCGCTGCCGGTCTGGCCGGCGGTGGTCAGGTTCGCTGCCACCGCCGTCGCGGTGCTGGGAACTCCGCTGTCGCCGGTGATCTGCAGAGTGAACGCGGTGTTGGCCGGAACCGTGCCGACAGCGGTCAGGCCGGTGGTGTCAGCCGTGCTGGCGCGGGTGTCCAGGGCACGTGTGGCGGTGGCCAGTGGGGTGTAGGTCTGGTCGCTGGTCAGGTTCGGGTCGCTGGTGAAGTAACCGGTGAGGTCGACGATCAGGGCGCTGGTATTGGCGGAACTGCCGGCCGTGTAGAGGTCGATCTCTCCGTCATTGCCGACGGGCACGATCTGGTAGCCGGTGACGGTGTCGTTGGCCGTGTAGTTGGTTGAGGAAGTGATGGGGCGTTGGGTTCCGTCCGCGTAGGCGGTGACGAATCCCGGGGCGTTCTGGTTGGTGGCGGTGACGTCGACGGCGACGGCGGTGACCGACGCCGGGATGGTGGCGGGAGCACCTGTGGTGGCCGGGGTGACGCTGTCGCCGGCGATCCGCAGCGGGACGACGGAGCCGCCTTGGACGGTGGCGGTACCGGCGGTCACCGCACCGTCGGTGTAGGCGACGTTGCTGCGGGTGTCCAGGATGCGGACGGGAAGGACGGACTGGTGGTAGCTCGCCGGTGTGTAGGGCTGGACGGGGGCGACCGCTGCGCCGTTCCAGGCCTGGACGTTCGCGATCTGACCGGTGTAGTAGCCGCCGCGGGCGCCGGAGTGGTCGCTGTCACCGATCTGGAAGTCACCGACGGCGCCGACAGGGGCGTGGGAGCCGGTGGCGACGTGGACGTCGTCGACGTACAGGTCCATGACCTGGGTGTTCGCGTTGTAGGTGGCCGTCAGGTGGGCCCAGGCCCCGAGTTGGACGGTGCCACCGACGATGTTGTCGAAGGTCCAGGCGCCGCCCGTGGTGGTGTTGAGGGAGAACTGCCAGCCGCTGCTGAGCGCGGACACGACCATGCCGGAGTTGGCGGCGGAGCCGGAACCGTCCTGCGACAGGACGGAGACGTTGTTGACGGTGGGCTTGACCCAGGCGGAGACAGTGAAGCTGCCGCTGAGCGTGAGCGCTGGGACGCTCGTGCTCAAGGAGCCGTTGCCGCTGCCGGTCAAGGTGACGTCGGGGGTGAACAGGTCCCCGGTGGTGGCGGTGACTCCGCTGTTGCCGGTGAGGTTCAGGGGGGTGCCGGCCGTGGTGTCGGCGGCGGTGGCGCCGGTGGTGTCGTAGTCGTTCAGCGGCCAGCTGTGTGTGGCGGTGGTGAGCGACTGGCCGGTCTGCGCGGCCAAGGTCGCGGTGGTACCGCTCAGGGACATCAGGTGGGCGGTGTCGGTGACGGTGCCGTTGCTGTTGCCGCTGACCGTCCACAGGTCCGGGGTGCCGTCGTTGTTGATGTCAGCCGCCTGCGACGTGGGCTGGCTGGTCGAGTCCCAGCCGGTGGCGGCCACCTCGATCGCGGAGAGGCCGGTGTCGGCGTCGCCGTTGCTGAGCGAGTCGTAGGCGAGGTTGTACAGGTTTCCGGCGCTGAGGTACCACAGCTGTCCGGCTGCGGGGTCCGAGCCGTTGCTGCTGGTGTCCCGGGCGAAGAGCACCGGCTGACCGTTGAGCAGCGTGCTCGCCAGGGTCCAACCGGTCCAGCCCGTGGTGCAGTCGGTGTTGGCGTTGGCGGTGTTCTGGGCCAGGCAGTACGGGTTCACGTCAGCGAGGTCGGTTGCCGTGTCGGCGCCCGGATAGCTGCCTTCGTCGACGTTGGAGGGTTCGTCGTAGAGGGAGCCGTTGATGACCAGGAGCAGGTCGGGGTAGCCGGTGACGGGGGCGCTGTTGACCGTGTTGTTCAGGCCCCCACCGTTGGCGATGGCGGTGGCGTAGTTCGTGGTCGTTGTGGTGCTGCCGTCGGCGTTGGTGGTGGTCGTGTTCTTCGTGAAGATGCTTGCGGCGTCGGTGACCGGGGTGGCGTCGATGGGGTTGAGGGTGCTGCCGTCCCCCTGGCCGGGGAGGATCTCACCGCTCACGGCGCCAGTACTGGCGTCGTAGCCGTAGTCGAGGACGTCGTTGAAACCGGCCCCGGTGACGAAGTGCCCGGTGATGGCCTGGGTGCCGTTGAACGAGGCCGCTGTCTGGCTGGTGGAGACGCCGTTGCCGTCGATGCCGATATTGCGCGCGGTCGTGTTGACCTGGCCTGTTCCGTTGCCCGCGGCCAGCCAGAGTCCGGGTGCCAGGCCGTTCTGGCCGCCGACGGTGAGCAGGTCGGCGTGGCCGTCACCGGTCATGTCGTCACTCGTGGCGGTCGCGGGTGGGCGGGCGATGAAGCGGAAGTCCTGGGTTTCCCCGATATTGCCGCCCACGCCGATCGCCGTCACCGTCAGGGTGTTCGTCTGCTCGGTCGGCTTGACCGAGATCGACGCGCTGTACGGGCTGGACGTGGGCGCCGGAACGCTGATCGGGTTGCCCCCGTTGAGCTGGTACTCGTAGCCGGTCGGGACACTGGTGTCGGTGTCGGTGTCGGTGATGGTGAACCCGGCGGCGGTGCCGTCGGTGCACAGTGCGTCGGTGCTGTCGGTGCTCAGGTCGCTGCACTGGCTGGTGCTGGAGGTGACGGCGGCGATGGTCGGTGCGCCGGGGGCAGTGGGGTCGTAGGAGAAGTGGCAGGTCACCGACTGCTTGCTGGCGAGCTTCTGGTCAGTGACGGTGAGGTACCAGGCGAACTCGGTCCTCGCGGTGAGGGCCTGGAAGGGGCCGGTGGCGCTGGTGTGGGAGTAGAAGGCCTCGGCGGTGGTGCCGCTGGTGGCGTTGACGGCCTGGGTGTAGGTGGCGTTGCTGGTGAGGTTCTTCAGGGTGAAGTCGGCGGTCAGCGGACTGATGGTGCCGTCGGGGTCGGAGACCGCGGCGCGCAGGGCCACGTCGCCCAGGCCGAGGACGGTCGGGCTACCGGCGGTGCAGTCGGTCGTGGGGCTGGTGGTGAGGGCAGTGGGGGTGATGGGGGCGTGGTCGTAGGTGGTGGTGATGGTGGCCTGCTTGGAGAACTGCTTCCAGGCGAGGTCGTTGCTCTCGTCGTCGGCACGCAGCCCGAAGGTGGCGTTGGACCAGTGGCCGTTGGCGGCGGCCTGCATGGTGGGCTGGATGTTGTAGGTGACGTCGCCGGGTCCGCAGGAGGTGGACCAGCCGTTGGCGACGTCGTCCGAGCCGAGTTTGCTGATCCAGGCGGGCTGGTTGTTCCAGGTCGTACCGGAGCTGATGCTCCCGGTCTGGTAGAGGTCGACGGGTTCGGCGGTGCAGGAGGCCGACCAGTTCTCGTAGAACGAGATGCTGGAGGACAGGACAGTGGCGTTCCAGACACCGCTGTGGACGCTGGTCTGGAAGAAGGAGCGGTTGGTGGAGACGTCCGAGGTCCAGTTGGTGTAGCCGACGTGCAGCGGTCCCGGCGTGGCTGCCGCGGGGTCGTAGAAGGAGGTCGAGGGCCACTCGCTGTCCACGGTCGCCCAAGCCTGGACGGTGTCGGTCTGTCCGGTGGGCACGAAGGTCGGGTCGATGTAGACCGGGTACACCGTGTCCTTCCCGCGCAGCACGGCGGTGGCGGCGGTCAGGTCGACCCGGCCGCCGCGGTAGGAGGCCCTGAGGCTGGCGTGGTGTGCGCCCGCACCCGGTCCGGTGGTGTCGGAGGCGACCGGGGTTCCGGTGTGGGCGTCGACGCTCTGACCGGTGGCCGGAGCGTTCGCCAACGGGGTCTTCGCGGCGAGCCGGGCGGAGTCCCACATCGTCGGCGCGGTCGCGGCGAACAGCGTCCGGCCGTGCGCGTCCTTGCCGGTGATGTCACCGGCCGCGTCGCTGGCCAGCGTCACTCCGCTGGTCTGTGTACCCAGGGCGAGGTCGGCGAGGGCGGGGTTGGCGGCGGCCTGGGCGTCCTTGACGACCAGGACCTCGCTGAACCCACCGCTGTCCTGCGCGGTGACGGCCAGGTCCACCCCCGGCAGCACGCTGCGGTAGGTGGCGGTCGCGCCGGACACAGTCGGGGTGCCCAGCCGGAAACCCGCGGGCAGGGACAGCGCGAGCCCGCCGTCGCCGGAGTGCATCGTTGCCAACGGCGCGTTGTTGTCGCCGCCGGACAGGCTCAGGGGGCTGGTGCTGCTCTTCGGGGAGAGGGTGCCGTCGGGGTTGCGGACCAGGGTCGCGTCCAGGTTCTGCCACTGACCGTGGACCAGCTTGCGCACCGGGGCCAGGTCCTGCGTCAGGGTCAGCGTCCCGTTCGGGTTGGCCGTCAGGGTCGATGTCGACGTCGTCTCCGCCGTCGCCAGTACTGGCTTCCCTGTCTGTCGCGCCCGCACCATCGCCTGGTCTTCACCGAGCCTGGACGAGGACGCGGACGAGGACGTGCCGGATGCCGTGGTCGCTGGTGCGGGTGCCTGTCCGGGAGCGGTGGCAGCGGCGGCGGGCACTGTGCCGACGAGGGCGGGCGCCAGCAGCGCCGAGGCTATGACCACGGCTCCTGCCCGCGCGGCGAGGCGTCGCGCTCTCGAACCGTACGCGGAATGCGGATTCTTCATGAGTTGTCTGCCTACCGGAGAGCCGAGGGAAGTAAGTGTGCGACGCACTTGCGGCGCTGGCGCCCCGTCAAGAGGAACTGTTCACCGAGTAGCGCACCAACCGTCGTCGCCCACCTGCAAGAACGCACTCGGACAGTGTGCGTCACGCGACAGCGACCCGATGTCCGAATCATCCTCATCTTGATCCATTAGCGGAGTCACCAAGTCCGCTTTCACGCCCTACTCTTACCCTCGCGGCCCTCAGGGCCCGCTGCTTCTCGGGTGGAGGGCGGGACCGGCGACGTGAGTGGTCGACCGGCCCGCCCTCCGGGGTGACCAGGGGTCAGGAACTCGTGTAGAGCGCCGTGACCGCGGCCTGGCCGAAGGCGGTGGGGTAGACCCGCACGTCGCTGACGCTGCCGTTGACCTGGCAGTAGGGGGTGGTGGAGCCCGCCGCCTCGATGGCGCCGATGGTGAGGGCCCCGCCGGGGTTGTACTGCGGGGCGGTGTTGGTGGTGGTACCGGCCAGCACGCCGTTGACGTAGAGCGCCTGGCTGCCGTTGGCCGCGTCGTAGGTCCCGACCAGGTGGGTCCAGGTGCCCGCGGTTGCCTTGGCGTCGACGGTGGGGAAGGTGGTGGCGGCGGTGTCGGTGGTGGTGGTCTGGAAGATCCATCCTCCGTTGCTGGGGTTCATACCGAGGTAGAAGGACTGGTGGTTGACGGTCCCCTGGCCGACGGCGATCTGGGTGTTGGTCAGGTTGTTGAGCTTGACCCAGGCGGAGACGGTGTAGCTGCCGGTGGTGACCACCGCGGGGGCGTTCGTGCGGATGATTCCGTCGGTGCCGTCGAACACGGCGGCCCCGTTGGCGTTGTTGGAGTGGTCCGGGCCGTAGCTGACGCCGCCGACGGCGGTGCCGGGGTTGGTGGAGGCAGTGTCGGTGGCGTTGCCTGCGGCGGTGAGCTGCCAGCGGTCGGATCCGGCGTAGTCGGTGTGGCTGGCCCACAGCACGTTGCCGTAGGCGTCGTAGATGACCAGGTTGCCGTCGGGCTGGAACAGCATGGCGTCACCGGCGTGGCCGCTGGTCCCGGTGGCACCGAGGGAACCGGTGTTGCCGAGTGCGGCGTCAGCGGCGTCGTCATAGCTGACCAGGTTGCCATCGCTCTGCAGCGTCAGTACCGCGTTGGGGTAGCCGGTCTTGCCCATCGTGTACAGGGGGGTGCCGGCCAGGTCCACGGTCAGCAGGCCCGCGTTGAACGTCATGGTGTCGGCGCCCAGGTTCCACTGGCTGCCGCTGGGGTAGGTACGGCCGTTCGACGGGAACAGGGTGGCGGTGGCGTTGGCGGCGTCGGTACCGGCCGCGAGCACCTGGGCCGGAGTCAGCGTCTGGTTCCACGTCTGGATCTGCGACACGTCGCCGTTGAAGTACGCGTTGCGGGCACCGTTGAGCAGGTCCTCGCCGACCTGGAAGTCACCGGTGAAGCCGGTGACCGCGGTGTGGGTCGCCTGCCCGTCGGGGACACCGTTGATGTAGAGCGTCATCTCGCCGGTCGAGGCGCTGTAGGTCGCCGTCAGGTGGGTCCACAGGCCCAGGTGGACGGGGATGTTGCTCTCCGCGCAGTCGGCGTTCCACGGACCGGTGTCGGTCTTGGCCAGGCAGAAGTTCCAGCCGGTGGCGCTGGCCAACAGCGCGAAGCCGGAGTCCTTCGACCCGTCCTGCGACAGGACCGCGTCGTCGGCCGCGACCACGGTCCTGGGGTCGGCCCACACCGAGACGGTGAAGTTCTGCGAGGTGGTGACCGCCGGAGCGGAGGCGTGCAGGGAGCCGCTGCTCCCGTCCAGGGACACGTCGGGGGCGAACAGGTCCTTGGTGTACCAGACCGCGCCGCCGGCGGAGCCGGTCAGCGGGAGCGCGGTGCCGTTGGTGGTGTCGGCGGCCGTGGCGACCGCGTCCGCACCGGCGTCGTTGAGGGGCCAGTTGTGGGTCTCGGTGCTGAGGGCCTGGCTGCTCTGGGTGGTCCAGGTGGCGGTGGTCCCGTTGAGGGTCATCAGGTGAGCGGTGACAGCGCCGGTCGCGCCGACGGTCCACAGGTCGGGCGTGCCGTCGCCGTTGATGTCGGCTGCCTTGAGGGTGGGCGCGGTGGTGGCGTCCCAGCCGGTGGTGGCGGCCTCGACCAGGCCGGTGGCGCTGGTGTCGACCGCCCCGTTGTTGCTGAGGTTGTCGGTCTCCAGGGTGTTGAGGACGCCGGGGGTGAGGTACCAGAGCTGACCCGCGGAGGGGTCGGTGCTGCTGGTGCCGGTGTCCCGGGCGAAGACCTCGGGCAGGCCGCCGGTGAGGGTGCTGGAGACGGTCCAGCCGTTCCAGCCGTTGGTGCAGGCGGTGTTGCTGTTCGCGGCGTTCTGGGCGAGGCAGTACGGGTTGTAGTCGGTCAGGTCGACCGCGGCGTCAGCGCCCGGGTAGCTGCCCACTCCGTCGTTGGACTGCTCGTCGTAGAGGGAGCCGCCCAGGACCATGAGCAGGTCGGGGTAGCCAGTGACGGTGTTGCCGTTGACGGTGTTGTAGAGGCTGCCGCCGTTGGCGACGGAGGTGGCGTACGACGGGGTCGTGGTGGTGGTCCCGTCGGGGTTGGTGGTGGTGGCGTTGATCGTGAAGACGCCGGTGGCGTTGGTGACGGGAAGGGCAGCGACGGGGTTGAGGGTGCTGCCGTCCCCCTGGCCGCGCAGGATCTCGCCGCTGACGGCGCCGGTGCCGGTGTTGTAGCCGTAGTCGAGGACATCGTTGAAGCCGACGCCGGTGGAGAAGTGGCCGGTGATGGCCTGGGTGCCGGTGAAGGACGTGGGGGTCTCGGTGGTGGAGACGCCGTTGCCGTCGATGCCGACATTCCGAGCGGTCGTGTTGAGCTGACCGGATCCGCTGGTGGTGGCCTGCCACAGACCGGCGGGCAGGGTGTTCTGTCCCCCGACGGTGAGCAGGTCGGCGTGGCCGTCGCCGGTCATGTCGTCACTGGCGGCCGTCGCCGGGGCCTTCGCGATGAACGCGACGGACTCCACGTCTCCGACGTTGCCACCCGCGCCGAGCGCGGTCACGCTCAGGATGTTCGTCTGCTCGGTCGGCTTCACGTAGATCGTCGCCGTGTAGGGGCTGGCCGAGGCGACGGTCGCGGTGGCCGGCGCGGCACCGTTCAGCTGGTACGCGTAGTTGGTGACACCCCCGGAGCTGTTGGTGTTGGTGTCGGTGATGGTGAAGGCGGTGGTGGTGCCGATGGTGCACAGTGCGTCGATGCTGTCGGTGCCGAGGTCGTCGCACTGGCTGGTGCTGGAGGTGACGGGGGTGATGGTGGGGGCGCCGGGGGCGGTGGGGTCGTAGGAGAAGTGGCAGGCGGTGCTGGGCTTGCTGGTGAGCTTCTGGTCGGTGACGGTCAGGGACCAGGCGAACTCGGTTTTGGCGGTGAGGGCTTGGAAGGGGCCGCTGGTGCTGGTGTGCGAGAACGCGGCCTCGGCGGTGGTGCCGCTGGTGGCGTTGACGGCCTGGGTGTAGGTGGCGTTGCTGGTGAGGTTCTTCAGCGTGAAGTCGGCGGTCAGCGGGCTGGTGGTGCCGTCGGGGTCGGAGACGGCGGCGCGCAGGTCGACGTCGCCCAGGCCGAGGATGGTGGGGTTGGTGGCGGTGCAGGTGGTGCCCGGGCTGGTGGTCAGCACGGTGGGGATGTTGGGGGTGTGGTCGTAGGTGGTGGTGATGGTGGCCTGCTTGGAGAACTGCTTCCAGGCGAGGTCGTTGCTCTCGTCGTCGGCGCGCAGCCCGAAGGTGGCGTTGGACCAGTGGCCGTTGGCGGCGGCCTGCATGGTGGGCTGGATGTTGTAGGTGACGTCGCCGGGTCCGCAGGAGGTGGACCAGCCGTTGGCGACGTTGTCCGAGCCGAGCTTGCTGATCCAGGCGGGCTGGTTGTTCCAGGTGGTGCCGGAGTTGATGGTGCCGGTCTGGTAGAGGTCGACCGGTTCGGCGGTGCAGGAGGCGGACCAGTTCTCGTAGAACGAGATGGTGGAGGTCAGCACGGTGGCGTCCCAGACGGCGCTGTGGACGCTGGTCTGGAGGAAGGACCGGTTGGTGGAGACGTCCGAGGTCCAGTTGGTGTAGCCGACGTGCAGGGGGCCGGGGGTGGCGGCGGCGGGGTCGTAGAAGGCGGTGCTGGGCCATTCACTGTCCACGGTGGCCCAAGCCTGGACGGTGTCGGACTGGCCGCTGGGAGTGAAGTTCGGGTCGATGTAGACCGGGTAGACCGTGTCCTTGCCGCGCAGCACGTTCGCGTCGGCGGTCAGGGTGATGCGGCCGGTGCGGTAGGCGGCCTTGAGGCTCGCGTGGTGGGCACTGGTCCCGGGACCGGCGGTGGTGGAGGCGATGGGGTTGCCGGAGTGGGCCTGCACGCTCTGGCCGGTGGCCAGGGACCTGACTCGGGCGGTGTCGGTGCTGGGCTGGGCGGAGTCCCACATGGTGGGGGCAGTGGCGGCGAACAGGGTGCGGCCGTGGGTGTCACGGCCGGTGATGTCGCCGGCCGCGTCGCCGGCGAGCGTGACCCCACTGGCCCGCGCGCCCAGCGCGAGGGTGGCCAGGGCGGGGTTGGCGGCGGCTCGGGCGCTGTCGACGACCAGGACCTCGCTGAACCCGCCGCTGTCCTCCGCGGTGACCACCAGGTCCACGCCCGGCAGCACGCCGTGGTACGTCTCGGTGGCGCCGGAGACCGTGGGTGTGCCGAGTGCGAAGCCGGTCGGCAGCGACAGGGCGAGCTCGCCGTCGCCGGAGCGCATGGTCGCCAGCGGTGCGCTGCTGTTGCCGCCGGAGAGGGTCAGCGGGCTGGAGCTGACCTTGGGCGACCAGGTTCCGTCCGCGTTGCGGACCAGGGTCGCGTCCAGGTTCTGCCACTGGCCGTGGACCAGCTTGCGCACCGGGGCCAGGTTCTGCGTCAGCGTGAGCGTTCCGTCCGGGTTCGCCGTCAACGTCGACGTCGACGTCGTCTCCGCTGCCGCCACCACCGGCTTGCCCGTCTGCCGCGCGAGCGACGACGCCGCATCCGCGCTCAAGGGCGAGGGCGAGGGCGAGGGCGACGCGGACGAGGAGGCGGATGCGAGGGGGGCCGGATGCGGTGTGGCGGCGGCTGCGGGCACCGTGGCGCCGAGCACCGGCGCCAGCAGCGCCGAGGCTATACCCGCGGCACCGGCCCGCACGGCGGACCGCCGCGCAC includes these proteins:
- the ftsX gene encoding permease-like cell division protein FtsX, encoding MRTQFLISEIWTGLRRNLTMTIAVVISAAMSLALAGAALLLRDQVDAMQGYWAARVEVSVYFCTKDDALDSKSGSCATGPATQAQKAAVQASLMQSGLTEKVYTETPEQEIRSYKQEDANSPEVSFASTDSFNGDLQIKLKDPQQYLAATELVSGQPGVGHAEDDSQVLKPLFRLLDGAQVLALSVMLVMLAVTTLLIANTVRISAFSRKRETGIKRLVGASNYSVQLPFIAEAAFAGVVGAVLASAMLALVKSLMIDQFLAPSVDVITFIGWGPVFQAMPLMLVLGVGMSGLAAFVTLRKYLRV
- a CDS encoding LamG-like jellyroll fold domain-containing protein — translated: MVIASALLAPALVGTVPAAAATAPGQAPAPATTASGTSSSASSSRLGEDQAMVRARQTGKPVLATAETTSTSTLTANPNGTLTLTQDLAPVRKLVHGQWQNLDATLVRNPDGTLSPKSSTSPLSLSGGDNNAPLATMHSGDGGLALSLPAGFRLGTPTVSGATATYRSVLPGVDLAVTAQDSGGFSEVLVVKDAQAAANPALADLALGTQTSGVTLASDAAGDITGKDAHGRTLFAATAPTMWDSARLAAKTPLANAPATGQSVDAHTGTPVASDTTGPGAGAHHASLRASYRGGRVDLTAATAVLRGKDTVYPVYIDPTFVPTGQTDTVQAWATVDSEWPSTSFYDPAAATPGPLHVGYTNWTSDVSTNRSFFQTSVHSGVWNATVLSSSISFYENWSASCTAEPVDLYQTGSISSGTTWNNQPAWISKLGSDDVANGWSTSCGPGDVTYNIQPTMQAAANGHWSNATFGLRADDESNDLAWKQFSKQATITTTYDHAPITPTALTTSPTTDCTAGSPTVLGLGDVALRAAVSDPDGTISPLTADFTLKNLTSNATYTQAVNATSGTTAEAFYSHTSATGPFQALTARTEFAWYLTVTDQKLASKQSVTCHFSYDPTAPGAPTIAAVTSSTSQCSDLSTDSTDALCTDGTAAGFTITDTDTDTSVPTGYEYQLNGGNPISVPAPTSSPYSASISVKPTEQTNTLTVTAIGVGGNIGETQDFRFIARPPATATSDDMTGDGHADLLTVGGQNGLAPGLWLAAGNGTGQVNTTARNIGIDGNGVSTSQTAASFNGTQAITGHFVTGAGFNDVLDYGYDASTGAVSGEILPGQGDGSTLNPIDATPVTDAASIFTKNTTTTNADGSTTTTTNYATAIANGGGLNNTVNSAPVTGYPDLLLVINGSLYDEPSNVDEGSYPGADTATDLADVNPYCLAQNTANANTDCTTGWTGWTLASTLLNGQPVLFARDTSSNGSDPAAGQLWYLSAGNLYNLAYDSLSNGDADTGLSAIEVAATGWDSTSQPTSQAADINNDGTPDLWTVSGNSNGTVTDTAHLMSLSGTTATLAAQTGQSLTTATHSWPLNDYDTTGATAADTTAGTPLNLTGNSGVTATTGDLFTPDVTLTGSGNGSLSTSVPALTLSGSFTVSAWVKPTVNNVSVLSQDGSGSAANSGMVVSALSSGWQFSLNTTTGGAWTFDNIVGGTVQLGAWAHLTATYNANTQVMDLYVDDVHVATGSHAPVGAVGDFQIGDSDHSGARGGYYTGQIANVQAWNGAAVAPVQPYTPASYHQSVLPVRILDTRSNVAYTDGAVTAGTATVQGGSVVPLRIAGDSVTPATTGAPATIPASVTAVAVDVTATNQNAPGFVTAYADGTQRPITSSTNYTANDTVTGYQIVPVGNDGEIDLYTAGSSANTSALIVDLTGYFTSDPNLTSDQTYTPLATATRALDTRASTADTTGLTAVGTVPANTAFTLQITGDSGVPSTATAVAANLTTAGQTGSGYLEAYATGSDPTAMTSLTYSTADAISSMAADIPLSGTGSITIANRGSAAAVIVDISGYYTTSTTGQTYHAVSPTRLVDTRNGTGGTSAAPVAAWGTYTTDQADTQQVTTATQPTLVTMLTITDDSDAGNVIAYESGTTQPTTSNLNWNAAQTVANLALTPTSTGGQISLYNHSAATIDLVVDCSGYFA